One window of Cryptosporangium minutisporangium genomic DNA carries:
- a CDS encoding PH domain-containing protein: MVDAETPDVVRARPHRLTIVCWILAVAIVVLFGVIAVLLGRPATTEDPDVGAPFGVGDQIAMVFLGLLLAGGVLSLTRPRVVADAHQVAVRNVIGGVTVPWTLVRAVRFDRHSPWAAIELLDDELVSVLAVQAADKQLALDAVRGLRQLHAAAWEGKEPPPE, from the coding sequence GTGGTGGACGCGGAGACGCCGGACGTCGTGCGGGCGCGCCCGCACCGGCTGACGATCGTCTGCTGGATCCTGGCGGTCGCGATCGTCGTGCTCTTCGGCGTCATCGCGGTGCTGCTCGGGCGGCCGGCCACGACCGAAGACCCGGACGTCGGCGCCCCGTTCGGGGTGGGTGACCAGATCGCGATGGTATTCCTCGGGCTCCTGCTGGCCGGGGGAGTGCTCTCGCTGACCCGGCCCCGCGTGGTCGCCGACGCGCACCAGGTGGCGGTCCGCAACGTGATCGGCGGGGTCACCGTGCCGTGGACGCTCGTCCGCGCGGTGCGATTCGACCGGCACTCGCCGTGGGCGGCGATCGAACTGCTCGACGACGAGCTGGTGTCGGTGCTGGCCGTGCAGGCAGCCGACAAGCAGCTCGCGCTCGACGCCGTCCGGGGCCTCCGGCAACTGCACGCCGCGGCGTGGGAGGGCAAGGAGCCACCCCCGGAGTGA
- the hisG gene encoding ATP phosphoribosyltransferase → MLRIAVPNKGSLSERATAMLAEAGYRQRRDPKELVLTDAENEVEFFYLRPRDIAVYVGSGDLDLGVTGRDLLLDSGADADEMLALGFGRSTFRFAARPGTVESITDLAGRRIATSYAGLVRTHLAEHGVAAEVIRLDGAVETAIRLGVADVIADVVETGATLRQQGLEIVAEPILRSEAVVIRGKGQTESGADHRVDQLTRRLNGVLVAARYVMLAYDVELARLDDAVAITPGIEGPTISPLHKDGWVAVQAMVPKEDTNRIMDALYDLGARAILVTSIHACRL, encoded by the coding sequence ATGCTGCGCATCGCCGTCCCCAACAAGGGCTCGCTCTCCGAGCGAGCCACCGCAATGCTCGCCGAGGCTGGCTACCGTCAGCGCCGCGATCCCAAAGAGCTCGTGCTCACCGACGCCGAGAACGAGGTCGAGTTCTTCTACCTGCGCCCCCGCGACATCGCGGTGTACGTGGGCTCCGGCGACCTCGACCTCGGGGTCACCGGTCGGGATCTGCTGCTCGACTCGGGCGCCGACGCCGACGAGATGCTCGCGCTCGGCTTCGGTCGGTCCACGTTCCGCTTCGCCGCCCGGCCGGGCACCGTCGAGTCGATCACCGACCTGGCCGGCCGCCGGATCGCCACCTCGTACGCCGGCCTGGTCCGGACGCACCTGGCCGAGCACGGCGTCGCCGCTGAGGTGATTCGGCTGGACGGCGCCGTCGAGACCGCCATCCGGCTCGGCGTCGCCGACGTCATCGCGGACGTCGTCGAGACCGGGGCGACGCTGCGCCAGCAGGGTCTGGAGATCGTCGCCGAGCCGATCCTGCGCTCCGAGGCGGTGGTGATCCGGGGCAAGGGCCAGACCGAGTCCGGCGCCGACCACCGCGTCGACCAGCTCACCCGTCGCTTGAACGGCGTGCTGGTGGCCGCCCGGTACGTGATGCTCGCCTACGACGTCGAGCTGGCCCGCCTGGACGACGCGGTGGCGATCACCCCGGGCATCGAGGGCCCGACGATCTCTCCGCTGCACAAGGACGGCTGGGTCGCGGTGCAGGCCATGGTGCCCAAGGAGGACACGAACCGGATCATGGACGCGCTCTACGACCTCGGTGCGCGAGCCATCCTGGTCACGTCGATCCACGCCTGCCGGCTGTGA
- a CDS encoding phosphoribosyl-ATP diphosphatase, with protein MKTFDALFAELSAKVADGTPGSGTVEAVRAGVHTVGKKVVEEAAEVWMAAEHESAERTAEEISQLLYHLQVLMLARGLSLEDVYSHL; from the coding sequence GTGAAAACGTTCGATGCGCTGTTCGCCGAGCTGTCGGCCAAGGTGGCCGACGGCACCCCGGGTTCCGGCACGGTGGAGGCGGTGCGGGCTGGCGTCCATACCGTGGGTAAAAAGGTCGTCGAGGAAGCGGCCGAGGTGTGGATGGCCGCCGAGCACGAGTCCGCGGAGCGGACCGCCGAAGAGATCTCGCAGCTGCTCTACCACCTGCAGGTCCTCATGCTCGCCCGTGGCCTGAGCCTCGAGGACGTCTACTCCCACCTGTAG
- the ribH gene encoding 6,7-dimethyl-8-ribityllumazine synthase, with protein sequence MSGAGAADLGTLDAAGVRLGVVATRWHAEIADHLLDRALAAAAVSGVTDVITARVSGAVELPVVAQELARRCDAVVALGVVIRGGTPHFEYVCDAVTAGLTRVALDAGTPVGNGVLTCDTEEQARDRAGFEGSAEDKGREATLAALDAAMVLRDLRRAPVPQVGFGVG encoded by the coding sequence ATGAGCGGCGCGGGCGCGGCCGACCTGGGGACGCTCGACGCGGCCGGGGTGCGGCTCGGCGTCGTCGCCACCCGCTGGCACGCGGAGATCGCCGACCACCTGCTGGACCGGGCGCTGGCCGCGGCGGCGGTGAGCGGCGTGACCGACGTGATCACCGCCCGGGTCTCCGGGGCCGTCGAACTGCCGGTGGTCGCCCAGGAGCTGGCCCGGCGGTGCGACGCGGTGGTCGCGCTCGGCGTCGTCATCCGCGGCGGAACACCGCACTTCGAGTACGTCTGCGACGCGGTGACCGCCGGCCTCACCCGGGTCGCGCTGGACGCGGGCACCCCGGTCGGCAACGGCGTGCTCACCTGCGACACCGAGGAGCAGGCGCGCGACCGGGCGGGGTTCGAGGGCAGCGCCGAGGACAAGGGCCGGGAGGCGACGCTCGCCGCGCTCGACGCCGCGATGGTCCTGCGGGACCTGCGCCGTGCGCCGGTGCCGCAGGTCGGCTTCGGCGTCGGCTGA
- a CDS encoding bifunctional 3,4-dihydroxy-2-butanone-4-phosphate synthase/GTP cyclohydrolase II: MTEVTFGTIEQAIADIAAGKAVVVVDDEDRENEGDLVFAASAATAELLAFTIRYSSGVVCAPVTEADADRLDLPPMHHTNQDSKGTAYTVSVDARDKTTTGISAAERAHTIRLLGDATVGADAFTRPGHVFPLRAVDGGVLARPGHTEAAVDLARLAGLHPAGVVCEVVNDDGTMARLPELIEFSATHDLTLITIADLVSYRRRTERQAEREVDARVPTRHGAFRAVGYRGTVDGTEHVAFVLGDIEGADHVLVRVHSECLTGDVFGSLRCDCGPQLESALAAVAAEGRGIVVYLRGHEGRGIGLLHKLRAYELQDTGADTVDANLELGLPVDARDYAIGAQILLDLDVRSVRLLTNNPEKRTSLERYGVRVHDRVALPAHAHPENVRYLRTKRDRMGHEIVGLPDEIAVASAVLDQASVLDGASVLDGASVLDGAPGLDGAPGLDRASALDRTASLGAPA, translated from the coding sequence ATGACCGAGGTGACGTTCGGCACCATCGAACAGGCGATCGCCGACATCGCCGCCGGAAAGGCCGTCGTCGTGGTCGACGACGAGGACCGCGAGAACGAGGGTGACCTGGTGTTCGCGGCGTCCGCGGCCACGGCGGAGCTGCTCGCGTTCACGATCCGGTACAGCTCCGGCGTGGTCTGCGCGCCGGTTACCGAGGCGGACGCCGACCGCCTGGACCTGCCGCCGATGCACCACACCAACCAGGACAGCAAAGGCACCGCGTACACGGTTTCGGTGGACGCCAGGGACAAGACCACCACCGGGATCTCCGCCGCCGAGCGGGCGCACACCATCCGGCTGCTCGGCGATGCGACCGTGGGCGCGGACGCGTTCACCCGCCCCGGGCACGTGTTCCCACTGCGCGCCGTCGACGGCGGTGTCCTGGCGAGGCCCGGGCACACCGAGGCCGCCGTGGACCTGGCCCGACTGGCCGGTCTGCACCCGGCGGGTGTGGTCTGCGAGGTCGTCAACGACGACGGGACGATGGCGCGCCTGCCCGAGCTGATCGAGTTCTCGGCCACCCACGACCTCACGCTGATCACCATCGCCGACCTGGTGTCCTACCGCCGCCGGACCGAGCGCCAGGCGGAGCGGGAGGTCGACGCCCGGGTGCCGACCCGGCACGGCGCGTTCCGGGCCGTCGGGTACCGGGGCACGGTAGACGGCACCGAGCACGTCGCGTTCGTGCTCGGCGACATCGAGGGGGCCGACCACGTCCTGGTGCGCGTGCACTCGGAGTGCCTGACCGGGGACGTGTTCGGCAGCCTGCGGTGCGACTGCGGGCCCCAGTTGGAGTCGGCGCTGGCGGCGGTGGCCGCCGAGGGCCGGGGGATCGTCGTGTACCTGCGGGGTCACGAGGGCCGGGGGATCGGCCTGCTGCACAAGCTGCGCGCGTACGAGCTGCAGGACACCGGTGCGGACACGGTCGACGCGAACCTCGAGCTCGGCCTGCCGGTGGACGCCCGCGACTACGCGATCGGCGCCCAGATCCTGCTCGACCTCGACGTCCGGTCGGTACGGCTGCTGACGAACAACCCGGAGAAGCGGACCAGCCTGGAGCGCTACGGCGTCCGGGTCCACGACCGGGTCGCGCTGCCCGCCCACGCCCATCCGGAGAACGTGCGCTACCTGCGGACGAAACGCGACCGGATGGGCCACGAGATCGTCGGGCTGCCGGACGAGATCGCGGTCGCGTCCGCGGTACTCGACCAGGCGTCCGTGCTGGACGGGGCGTCCGTGCTGGACGGGGCGTCCGTGCTGGACGGGGCGCCCGGGCTGGACGGGGCGCCCGGGCTCGACCGGGCGTCCGCGCTCGACCGGACCGCTTCGCTGGGAGCGCCGGCATGA
- the ribE gene encoding riboflavin synthase — translation MFTGIVEELGTLAGIDRLDRAARLTLKGPRVAADAAHGDSIAVNGVCLTVVSVEDADAFTADVMAETLARSALGGLEPGDPVNLERAATLSTRLGGHLVQGHVDGVGTVLERRPDNELFSTSGPPQGAATTGKAGRKEFANWEIVRIALPPALGRYVVEKGSIAVDGVSLTVTAVTAEYFEVSLIPTTLAATTLGTRGVGAPVNLEVDVVAKYVEKLLVPSLEEQS, via the coding sequence ATGTTCACCGGCATCGTCGAGGAACTCGGGACCCTGGCCGGCATCGACCGGCTCGACCGGGCCGCTCGACTCACGTTGAAAGGTCCACGGGTAGCCGCGGACGCTGCCCACGGCGACTCGATCGCGGTCAACGGCGTCTGTCTGACGGTCGTCTCCGTCGAGGACGCGGACGCGTTCACCGCCGACGTCATGGCCGAGACGCTCGCCCGGTCCGCGCTGGGCGGACTCGAGCCGGGCGATCCGGTCAACCTCGAGCGGGCGGCGACGCTCAGCACCCGACTCGGTGGTCACCTCGTCCAAGGCCACGTCGACGGCGTCGGCACCGTGCTGGAACGACGTCCGGACAACGAACTCTTTTCAACCTCCGGCCCTCCCCAAGGTGCAGCGACCACGGGAAAGGCCGGCCGAAAAGAATTCGCGAATTGGGAGATCGTCCGGATCGCCCTTCCGCCGGCGCTGGGCCGTTACGTCGTGGAGAAGGGCTCGATCGCGGTCGACGGGGTCTCCCTCACGGTTACGGCCGTCACGGCTGAGTACTTCGAGGTCAGCCTGATCCCCACCACGCTCGCGGCGACGACGCTCGGCACGCGGGGCGTCGGCGCGCCGGTGAACCTCGAGGTGGACGTCGTCGCGAAGTACGTCGAGAAATTGCTGGTCCCGAGCCTGGAGGAGCAGTCATGA
- a CDS encoding response regulator gives MTDAAGPAGDEPPGDSPRAGRGSEGLVLIVDDDTEITALVAMNLRFEGFDVVVASDARSGLAAIERHRPDLVLLDVMMPRVDGYELCRQLRASPLTAALPIIMLTAKDLSADRIQGLTAGADDYIVKPFDLSELVARVRATLRRNREMRDVSPLTGLPGNTRILDAIAERIEARREHGWEYAVCYIDLDNFKTVNDVYGFYRGDQMLTAAAGALHTSTIGVAGPPPFLGHIGGDDFLVVCTPDQITPITDRAITLFDQASRVLYDPEDLARGYFEVIDRQGRLRRHGLLTLSIGVALSTQRRFADHRDVVAAASEMKAVAKRTEGSMVAVDRRRDPEPGRGPAARERHAIERAAEPGTA, from the coding sequence GTGACCGACGCCGCGGGTCCGGCCGGGGATGAGCCCCCCGGGGATTCCCCGCGCGCCGGGCGCGGCTCGGAAGGGCTGGTCCTGATCGTCGACGACGACACCGAGATCACCGCGCTGGTCGCGATGAACCTGCGGTTCGAGGGCTTCGACGTGGTGGTGGCGAGCGACGCCCGCAGCGGGCTGGCAGCGATCGAGCGGCACCGGCCCGACCTGGTCCTGCTGGACGTGATGATGCCGCGCGTCGACGGGTACGAGCTCTGCCGGCAGCTGCGGGCCTCGCCGCTGACCGCGGCCTTACCGATCATCATGCTGACCGCGAAGGACCTCTCGGCCGACCGGATCCAAGGACTCACCGCCGGCGCCGACGACTACATCGTCAAGCCGTTCGACCTCAGCGAGCTCGTGGCGCGGGTCCGGGCGACGCTGCGCCGCAACCGGGAGATGCGAGACGTCTCGCCGTTGACCGGCCTGCCGGGCAACACCCGGATCCTGGACGCGATCGCCGAGCGGATCGAGGCCAGGCGGGAGCACGGCTGGGAGTACGCGGTCTGCTACATCGACCTCGACAACTTCAAGACCGTCAACGACGTCTACGGCTTCTACCGCGGGGATCAGATGCTCACCGCCGCGGCGGGAGCGCTGCACACGTCGACGATCGGGGTCGCCGGGCCGCCACCGTTCCTCGGCCACATCGGCGGCGACGATTTCCTGGTGGTCTGCACGCCGGACCAGATCACGCCGATCACCGACCGGGCGATCACACTGTTCGACCAGGCCAGCCGGGTGCTCTACGACCCGGAGGACCTGGCCCGCGGCTACTTCGAGGTGATCGACCGGCAGGGCCGGTTACGGCGGCACGGCCTGCTGACGCTGTCGATCGGCGTCGCCCTGTCGACCCAGCGCCGGTTCGCCGACCACCGGGACGTGGTGGCCGCGGCCAGCGAGATGAAGGCCGTGGCCAAGCGCACCGAGGGGTCGATGGTGGCGGTCGACCGGCGGCGCGACCCCGAGCCCGGACGTGGTCCGGCGGCCCGCGAGCGGCACGCTATCGAGCGGGCGGCGGAGCCCGGGACGGCGTGA
- the rpe gene encoding ribulose-phosphate 3-epimerase codes for MELYVAPSILSADFARLADAAASVAGRPGVPGADWLHVDVMDYHFVPNLTLGLPVVKSIKAATDIPLDCHLMIADPDRWAPSYAEAGAHNVTFHAEATDDPGAVGRDLRAAGAKAGLALKPGTPLEPYLEILRDFDTLLVMTVEPGFGGQEFIAEVLPKVAEARRRVETGHLELRIEVDGGINADTIHAAAEAGADTFVAGSAVYNADDPAAAVAALRAAAGRAAGQAAVR; via the coding sequence GTGGAGCTCTACGTCGCACCGAGCATTCTGTCCGCCGACTTCGCCCGCCTGGCGGACGCCGCAGCATCGGTCGCCGGCCGGCCCGGCGTCCCGGGGGCGGACTGGCTGCACGTCGACGTCATGGACTATCACTTCGTTCCGAACCTGACGCTCGGCCTGCCGGTCGTGAAGAGCATCAAGGCGGCGACCGACATCCCGCTCGACTGCCACCTGATGATCGCGGATCCCGACCGCTGGGCGCCGAGCTACGCGGAGGCCGGGGCGCACAACGTCACGTTCCACGCGGAGGCCACCGACGATCCGGGCGCGGTCGGTCGCGACCTGCGCGCGGCCGGCGCGAAGGCCGGACTGGCGCTCAAGCCGGGCACCCCGCTCGAGCCGTACCTGGAGATCCTCCGCGACTTCGACACCTTGCTCGTGATGACCGTCGAGCCGGGCTTCGGCGGTCAGGAGTTCATCGCCGAGGTGCTGCCGAAGGTCGCCGAGGCCCGTCGCCGCGTGGAGACTGGGCACCTGGAGCTCCGCATCGAGGTCGACGGCGGCATCAACGCCGACACGATCCACGCCGCCGCCGAGGCGGGCGCGGACACGTTCGTCGCGGGGTCGGCGGTCTACAACGCCGACGACCCGGCCGCAGCGGTCGCCGCATTGCGCGCGGCAGCGGGCCGGGCCGCCGGCCAGGCGGCCGTGCGGTGA
- a CDS encoding RsmB/NOP family class I SAM-dependent RNA methyltransferase, which produces MSEGDGRPQGRRPGSGRPEGPRGAGRPERGRPDGSRGETRPDGSGDGRPGQHRARGGSGRGRPGAPDRGAGPDRGERSGSDRPRNESGHEGNKRSWGTYQKATPDPARRAAFDVLVAVAARDAYANLTLPPLLVERRLTGRDAAFVTELTYGTLRHRGTLDPILAAGSSRPIDKVDLRVLQALRLGAYQLLFTRVPDHAAVAGTVEVARVALTDGPARFVNAVLRRVSERDLDTWLDEVTPDLAADPIAHLAIRYSHPEWVVRTFADALGEDTARLAAGESETGRALAADNERPGVDLTARPGRIDAKELAADVAGEPGRWSPVAVKLPEGAPGNVAAIADGRAHVQDEGSQLCAWTLATAPLEGEDTRWLDLCAGPGGKAGLLASIGAARGVHLTAVEVSEHRAKLVESAVAGLPVTVLTVDGRDVGTHPELPEGGFDRVLVDAPCTGLGALRRRPEARWRRQPGDVPALAKLQRELLTAALRAARPGGLVAYVTCSPHLAETRVLVADVCRRTGAEPVDVRIVPEAAAAADVNPIPEGASAARAAALQLWPHRHGTDAMFLSLLRKPAE; this is translated from the coding sequence GTGAGCGAAGGAGACGGCCGGCCCCAGGGACGGCGACCGGGCAGCGGCCGGCCCGAGGGGCCCCGCGGCGCGGGCCGCCCGGAGCGCGGTCGCCCCGACGGCTCCCGCGGCGAAACCCGCCCCGACGGCTCTGGCGACGGCCGCCCCGGCCAACACCGGGCGCGCGGCGGCTCCGGCCGCGGCCGCCCCGGAGCACCCGACCGCGGCGCCGGCCCTGACCGGGGTGAGCGCTCCGGCTCCGATCGGCCGCGAAACGAATCGGGGCACGAGGGGAACAAGCGGTCCTGGGGCACCTACCAGAAGGCCACGCCCGACCCGGCCCGGCGCGCGGCCTTCGACGTCCTGGTCGCGGTCGCCGCGCGGGACGCGTACGCCAACCTCACCCTGCCGCCGCTGCTGGTCGAACGCCGGCTCACCGGTCGCGACGCGGCGTTCGTCACCGAGCTGACCTACGGCACCCTGCGCCACCGCGGCACGCTCGACCCGATCCTCGCCGCCGGGAGCAGCCGCCCGATCGACAAGGTCGATCTGCGCGTGCTCCAGGCGCTGCGGCTCGGCGCCTACCAGCTGCTCTTCACCCGCGTGCCCGACCACGCCGCGGTCGCCGGCACGGTCGAGGTGGCCCGCGTGGCGCTCACCGACGGACCGGCCCGGTTCGTCAACGCGGTGCTCCGCCGGGTCTCCGAGCGCGACCTCGACACCTGGCTCGACGAGGTCACCCCGGACCTGGCCGCCGATCCGATCGCCCACCTGGCCATCCGCTACAGCCACCCGGAGTGGGTGGTCCGCACGTTCGCCGACGCGCTCGGTGAGGACACCGCGCGCCTGGCGGCCGGCGAGAGCGAGACCGGCCGCGCGCTCGCGGCCGACAACGAGCGGCCCGGCGTCGACCTGACCGCCCGCCCGGGCCGCATCGACGCCAAGGAACTCGCCGCGGACGTCGCCGGTGAGCCCGGCCGGTGGTCACCGGTCGCCGTCAAGCTGCCCGAGGGCGCACCCGGCAACGTTGCGGCGATCGCCGACGGCCGGGCCCACGTGCAGGACGAAGGCAGCCAGCTCTGCGCCTGGACGCTGGCGACCGCACCGCTGGAGGGCGAGGACACCCGCTGGCTCGACCTCTGCGCCGGACCCGGCGGAAAAGCGGGCCTGCTCGCGTCGATCGGCGCCGCGCGAGGCGTCCACCTCACCGCGGTCGAGGTCAGCGAGCACCGGGCGAAGCTCGTCGAGTCCGCGGTGGCCGGACTGCCCGTGACCGTGCTGACCGTCGACGGGCGCGACGTCGGCACCCACCCGGAGCTGCCCGAGGGCGGATTCGACCGGGTGCTGGTGGATGCGCCGTGTACCGGTCTGGGCGCGCTGCGCCGGCGTCCGGAGGCGCGCTGGCGTCGCCAGCCGGGGGACGTCCCCGCGCTCGCGAAGCTCCAGCGTGAGCTGCTGACCGCGGCGCTGCGGGCGGCCAGGCCCGGAGGGCTGGTCGCCTACGTGACCTGCTCACCGCACCTGGCCGAGACCCGGGTGCTGGTCGCGGACGTGTGCCGGCGCACGGGCGCCGAGCCGGTCGACGTCCGGATCGTGCCGGAGGCCGCAGCCGCCGCGGACGTGAATCCGATCCCGGAGGGGGCGAGCGCGGCACGCGCCGCCGCACTGCAGCTCTGGCCGCACCGGCACGGCACCGACGCGATGTTCCTCTCGCTGCTGCGCAAGCCCGCGGAGTGA
- the fmt gene encoding methionyl-tRNA formyltransferase yields MRLVFAGTPAVAVPPLERLLRTGHEVVAVVTRPDAPAGRGRRLQRSPVGEVADAHGIEVLTPAKAGDPDFLARLADLEPDLAPVVAYGGLVPPSALAVPRLGWINLHFSLLPAWRGAAPVQHAILHGDEITGAAVFQLEKGLDTGPVFGTLTELIRPSDTAGALLERLSVAGAELLAQVVDGIAAGALTPVAQPSDGVSLAPKLTVEDAHVDWSAPAFAIDRRIRACTPAPGAWTTFRGERIKVGPVRSVPGVADRPAPGTLLVERKRILVATATDPVELGEVVPPGKKAMQATDWARGARPEPGERFE; encoded by the coding sequence CTGCGGCTGGTCTTCGCCGGAACCCCGGCGGTCGCCGTTCCGCCGCTGGAGCGGTTGTTGCGGACCGGCCACGAGGTGGTCGCCGTCGTCACGCGCCCGGACGCCCCGGCCGGACGCGGCCGCAGACTCCAGCGGTCGCCGGTCGGTGAGGTCGCCGACGCGCACGGCATCGAGGTGCTGACCCCGGCGAAGGCCGGCGACCCCGATTTCCTGGCCCGCCTGGCCGACCTCGAGCCCGATCTCGCGCCGGTCGTCGCCTACGGCGGGCTGGTGCCGCCGTCGGCGCTCGCCGTACCGCGCCTGGGCTGGATCAACCTGCACTTCTCGCTGCTGCCGGCGTGGCGGGGCGCCGCACCCGTGCAGCACGCGATCCTGCACGGCGACGAGATCACCGGTGCTGCGGTGTTCCAGCTGGAGAAGGGGCTGGACACCGGGCCGGTGTTCGGCACGCTCACCGAGCTGATCCGGCCGAGCGACACGGCCGGTGCGCTGCTCGAACGGCTGTCGGTGGCCGGGGCCGAGCTGCTCGCGCAGGTCGTCGACGGCATCGCGGCCGGCGCGCTCACCCCGGTGGCGCAGCCGTCCGACGGGGTCTCGCTCGCGCCGAAGCTCACCGTCGAGGACGCCCACGTCGACTGGTCGGCGCCGGCCTTCGCGATCGACCGGCGTATCCGGGCGTGTACTCCGGCGCCCGGCGCGTGGACGACGTTCCGGGGGGAGCGGATCAAGGTGGGGCCGGTGCGCTCGGTGCCGGGCGTCGCCGACCGCCCGGCACCGGGGACGCTGCTGGTCGAGCGGAAGCGGATACTGGTCGCCACGGCCACCGACCCGGTGGAGCTCGGCGAGGTGGTTCCGCCGGGCAAGAAGGCGATGCAGGCCACCGACTGGGCGCGCGGTGCCCGGCCGGAGCCGGGCGAACGCTTCGAGTAA